One segment of Clostridium ljungdahlii DSM 13528 DNA contains the following:
- a CDS encoding methyltetrahydrofolate cobalamin methyltransferase yields MIIIGEKINGAIPSTGKAIAAKDSEFIRNLAIKQTEAGADFIDVCASVDDDIELETMKWLIDIVQDATDVPIAVDSPNPHTCVEAMKYCKKPGLFNSVSMEGDKIDVAFPAIADTKWECVALLNSDKGIPKTAKDRLDVFAELMAKVKEYNIDPSRMHIDPLIEMLCTSEEGINMVTEVMKKIKELYPTIHVVGAVSNISFNIPARKIVNQAFAVLAMNAGMDSFILDPLNQDLIGMLFATEALLGEDEYCMEYIRAYREGIFGKKK; encoded by the coding sequence ATGATAATAATTGGTGAAAAAATTAATGGAGCGATTCCTTCCACAGGTAAAGCCATTGCAGCAAAGGATTCAGAATTCATAAGAAATCTTGCAATAAAGCAAACAGAAGCAGGTGCAGATTTTATTGATGTTTGTGCTTCAGTGGATGACGACATTGAACTGGAAACAATGAAATGGCTTATAGACATCGTACAGGATGCAACCGATGTGCCTATCGCAGTGGATAGTCCTAACCCCCACACATGCGTAGAAGCCATGAAATACTGTAAGAAGCCAGGCCTTTTCAATTCCGTGTCAATGGAAGGGGACAAGATTGATGTGGCATTTCCTGCAATCGCTGATACAAAATGGGAGTGTGTTGCTCTCTTGAACAGCGACAAAGGAATTCCCAAAACTGCTAAAGACCGTTTGGATGTATTTGCAGAGTTAATGGCAAAAGTAAAAGAATACAACATTGATCCGTCCAGGATGCATATTGATCCCTTGATTGAAATGCTGTGTACATCAGAAGAAGGAATTAACATGGTAACCGAAGTTATGAAGAAAATCAAAGAATTGTATCCTACGATTCATGTTGTTGGAGCTGTTAGTAATATCTCCTTTAATATTCCAGCCAGGAAAATTGTCAATCAGGCATTTGCAGTATTGGCTATGAATGCAGGAATGGACAGTTTTATTCTTGATCCATTAAATCAGGATTTAATAGGGATGTTGTTTGCAACAGAAGCACTATTAGGTGAAGACGAGTACTGCATGGAATATATTAGAGCATACAGAGAAGGAATATTTGGTAAAAAGAAATAA
- a CDS encoding PucR family transcriptional regulator: MKLNAYIIKDYVSFPIITSFLNSNPIDCRLERVTVYRQDKTRQSSDLALIKLDELIALRNSEQDGAYICFGYDKSIEFNKNMDIIFVTPELNPLEIMEKLQDTFNLFSNWEKKLLELLTNNAPLKELGESALPFINNPIGIYTPGLRNIFFCERKKARNLMLYSEEDTNKYLSPEEIDELKFNPEFISTIGATDPTLFSAEMWGYRILFYNIRICDIYVARIVVSETERPFKVSDSPLLKFLSSILEVSMVKQDFPMNDHPKGFETIINQILDKQNVDESKLQKILQYKNWNITDCYFCIAVEVSRYDQVIHTVSTIGSILEANIPGSVALEQKDYILAIVNLNVAAKTRDELLSVLVYILRDGLLKAGISEEFHNFKNLDEYYLQACDAIRIGSIYDETIWCYRYEQYALKRLILRAAAESKIEALCPQGLLRLMDYDKKHRREYTKTLKIYLQNNLSVAKTIRHLYMQRATFLYQLKRILEISKLDLDDPKVKLHLLIVFEIMEERKLILNTKEHPFKI; encoded by the coding sequence ATGAAATTAAATGCATATATTATCAAAGACTACGTATCATTTCCTATAATCACAAGTTTTTTGAATTCCAATCCTATTGATTGCAGACTGGAACGTGTGACGGTTTACCGTCAGGATAAAACGCGGCAATCTTCCGATTTGGCTTTGATTAAATTAGATGAGTTAATCGCACTTCGAAATTCTGAGCAGGATGGAGCATATATTTGTTTCGGATATGATAAAAGTATAGAATTTAACAAAAACATGGATATTATTTTTGTAACCCCAGAACTTAATCCACTAGAAATAATGGAAAAGCTGCAGGATACGTTTAACCTGTTTTCAAATTGGGAGAAAAAGCTTTTAGAGTTGTTAACCAATAATGCTCCACTGAAAGAGCTTGGTGAATCTGCACTTCCGTTTATAAACAACCCAATTGGAATATATACGCCGGGGCTTCGAAACATTTTTTTCTGTGAGAGAAAAAAAGCGAGAAACCTGATGCTGTATTCAGAGGAAGACACCAATAAATATTTAAGTCCCGAAGAAATTGATGAACTAAAGTTTAATCCGGAATTTATCAGTACAATAGGAGCTACGGATCCGACATTATTTTCTGCAGAAATGTGGGGATATCGAATTCTATTTTACAACATTCGCATTTGCGATATTTACGTAGCGCGCATCGTAGTCAGTGAAACAGAGCGTCCATTCAAGGTGAGCGACTCACCGTTACTGAAATTTTTAAGTAGCATATTAGAAGTTTCTATGGTCAAGCAAGATTTCCCAATGAACGATCATCCTAAGGGCTTTGAAACAATCATCAACCAGATTTTAGATAAACAAAATGTGGATGAATCAAAACTGCAGAAAATTTTACAGTATAAGAACTGGAATATAACAGATTGCTATTTCTGCATTGCAGTCGAAGTCAGTAGATATGACCAGGTGATTCATACGGTTTCAACTATTGGCTCCATACTTGAGGCAAATATTCCAGGAAGTGTAGCTTTAGAGCAGAAAGACTATATTTTGGCGATTGTAAATTTAAATGTAGCGGCTAAGACAAGAGATGAACTGCTATCCGTATTGGTTTATATTTTAAGAGATGGACTTTTGAAAGCTGGTATAAGCGAAGAATTCCACAACTTTAAAAATCTCGACGAATACTATCTTCAAGCATGTGATGCAATCCGTATTGGAAGCATTTATGATGAAACAATTTGGTGCTACCGTTATGAACAATACGCTCTAAAGCGATTAATTCTCCGGGCGGCTGCTGAATCAAAGATAGAAGCTCTCTGCCCCCAGGGCTTGCTCAGGTTAATGGACTATGATAAAAAGCACAGGCGAGAATATACCAAAACCTTGAAAATATATTTGCAAAATAACCTGAGTGTTGCAAAAACTATCCGGCATCTTTATATGCAGAGGGCAACATTTTTATATCAATTGAAGCGGATTCTTGAAATATCAAAATTGGATTTAGATGATCCTAAAGTCAAGCTTCATTTGCTAATCGTATTTGAAATAATGGAAGAAAGAAAATTAATTTTGAATACCAAAGAACATCCTTTTAAAATCTAA